Genomic DNA from Sphingomonas lacunae:
CCGCCCGAGGGACGCATATCGGTCATCTCGGCCTTGCGCAGGTTCATCTTTTCGATGACCGTTCCCGAGAATTCATCATCAACGTCGATGACGACGGTTTCATAAGGCTCTGTGCGGCCGCCATTTTCATCCTGGTTGAACAGGACGCGCGGGCGGCTGATGCCGAGCTCAAAGCCTTCGCGACGCATCGTTTCGATGAGGACGCCAAGCTGAAGCTCACCACGACCGGCGACCTCGAAGCTATCCTTGTCGGCACTTTCGGTGACGCGGATGGCGACATTGGTTTCCGCTTCGCGCATCAGGCGGTCACGGATCATGCGGCTGGTCACCTTGTCGCCTTCGCGGCCGGCGAAGGGCGAGTCATTGACGGCAAAGCGCATAGCAAGCGTCGGCGGATCGATCGGCTGGGCGGCAATAGCTTCGGTCACGCCGGGTTCAGCGATAGTGTTGGCCACAGTAGCCGTTGTCAGGCCGGCGAGACAGATGATGTCACCCGCCTTGGCTTCTTCAACCGGTACGCGATCAAGTCCGTTGAACGAGAAGAGTTTCGAGGCGCGACCCTGTTCGATGACCTTGCCGTCCATGTCGAGCGCGGTGATCGGCTGGTTTATTTTGACCCGGCCCGAGGCAACGCGACCGGTGAGGATGCGACCAAGGAAATTGTCGCGGTCAAGCAGCGTGACCAGCATCGAGAAGGGGGCTTCCACCTCGACATTGGGTTCGGGGACGTGGCGGACGATGGTTTCGAACAGCGGCGTTAGATTCCCGTCGCGCGCCTCAATATCCTCTGACGCGTAGCCATTGCGGCCCGACGCGTAGAGGATCGGAAAATCGAGCTGTTCGTCATTGGCGCCGAGGTTGAGGAAGAGTTCGAAACATTCGTCGAGCACTTCGGCGGCGCGGGCGTCGCTGCGGTCGATCTTGTTGACGACGACGATGGGGCGCAGGCCCAGCGCCAGGGCCTTGCCGGTAACGAACTTGGTCTGCGGCATTGGCCCTTCGGCAGCGTCGACCAGCAGGATGACGCCATCGACCATCGACAGGATGCGTTCGACTTCGCCACCGAAGTCGGCGTGGCCCGGCGTGTCGACGATGTTGATGCGCGTGCCCTGCCATTCGACCGAGGTACATTTGGCGAGGATGGTGATCCCGCGTTCCTTTTCGAGGTCGTTCGAGTCCATTGCCCGTTCTTCGACGCGCTGATTGTCGCGGAAGGTGCCGGACTGGCGGAAAAGCTGGTCAACGAGGGTCGTCTTGCCATGATCGACGTGCGCGATGATGGCGATGTTGCGCAGGGACATGCGGGGCCGTTTCAATTGTTCGGGAATAAGGAAGCCGCGCCCCTAGCGGCTTTTGTGCATCGCGGCAAGGACAGGGTTGCGGGCGCGGATAGAAGGCCAGCCAGAGTGGGTAAAAGGGGGTATGCAACTGCCCCCTTGGCGCGGGCGTTATGCTGTATTATACAAACAAAACACCTAGGCATTGAATGGGAGCAAACCCGCCCCATCTGTGCTAACACAAGGTGCTTTGAACAGGATGGTGACCAGCCAATGAGTGTCGAACCCGCCCAGACCCCCTCTGCAACCGCGACCGCGACCGATTTTGCCGAACCGGCAATCACGCTGGAGCCGCCCAAGCCAGTGCCGAGTGTTGCGCCGGAAAAGGCGGCAGGCCTGGTCAGCATATCGGATGAACAGCGCAGCAAACTGGAGGAGAAGGTCGACGGCTACATCGACGAGTTGCTCGCTGCCGACGCCAACAGCCCCGAGTTCGGCAAGAAGATCGACGAGATCACCAACATGGGCCGGGCCGAGATTGCCGCGGCTGCATCCCAAGCGAACCGCTTTCTAGACCGCCCTGCCCGCGCGCTGAACCGTGACACGACGGTCGGCGCCGATCTGGTGGCGTTGCGCCAGCAGGTCGAAGACCTTGACCCTTCCCGCCAGGGGATGCTGAGCCAGAAAAAACTGTTCGGCCTGATCCCCTATGGCGGGTCAATCCGCACCTATTTCGACAAATATGAGAGCGCACAAGGCCATATATCGGCGATCCTGAGCCGTATGGCCAATGGCAAGACCGAGCTGCTGAAGGACAATGGCGACATTGACATCGAGCGGCAGAATCTGTGGGCAGCGATGGGCCGGCTCGAACAGATGGTGCATATCGCCAAGACGCTCGACGAACGGCTGGAAGCCAAAGCCAATGAAATCGAGGCCACCGACCCGGACAAGGCCAAGGCCATCCGCGAGAGCGCGCTCTTCTATGTGCGGCAGAGATCACAGGACATTCTCACCCAGCTCGCGGTCAGTGTTCAGGGCTATCTGGCGCTTGATCTGGTCAAGAAGAACAATGTCGAGCTGATAAAGGGCGTCGATCGGGCCAGCACGACGACGGTGGGCGCGCTGCGCACGGCAGTGACCGTAGCCCAGGCGATGGCCAATCAGCGACTGGTGCTGGACCAGATCAGCGCGCTCAACACAACGACCGCCAAGATCATCGATGCCACTGGCCAGATGTTGAAGGACAATACGGCACGGATCCATGAACAGGCCGCACAGTCGACCATCCCGATGGAAACGTTGCAGCGCGCGTTCCAGAATATCTATGACACGATGGATGCGGTCGACACGTTCAAGCTGAAGGCGCTCGACAGCATGAAGGTGACCATCACCACCCTGACCGCCGAGGTCGAGAAATCGCGCGGCTATATCGCCCGTGCCGAGGGCCAGGCCCAGGCGCAGGCGCAACTGACCGGCAAGGGCAGTCCGCTGGCCGCACTGGACGACTGACACGCCGAACGCTGAACCAAGGAGCGCCATCCCCCCATGGCAAGCGAAGTAGACATCACGCTGGAAAAGGCCAATGCCACTCTCGACAGGGTGCGGGCCAGCCAGATGCGGCATGGCAATGGCTACGCCAGACGCCATGTCCGCCGGATGCAGCGCTTTGCGCTGATGCTGGTCGCTGGCATATTCGCCCTGTTCATCGGTGCGGGTGTGTTCAGTGCGATCGTGGCGCCGCTCGGCTTTTATGGAGTTATGCTGGTAGCATTGGGCGCGCTGGCCGTGGTGGTTCTGGCGGGCCTGTTCAGCCGCGACACACCGCTGAGGCCAGAGGCCATGGCGCAGGCGCCGTTGCCTGAACTGGCCGACCGGGCCAACCGATGGCTGGAGCAGCAACGTCCCGCCTTGCCCGCCCCGGCCAAAAGCCTGGCCGATTCATTGGGCGAGCGCATTGCCGCACTGCAACCAACGATAGAGCGGCTGGGGGAAAATACACCGGAAGCGGCCGAAGTGCGACGGCTGGTTTCGCAGGAGCTTCCCGAACTGATCTCGAGTTACCAGCGCGTGCCCAAGGCAATGCGAACGATCAACCGCAATGGGCGGGTGGCAGAAATCGAACTGGTTGAGGGCATGCGTCTGCTCGACCGCGAGATTGACAGCATCGGCCGCACATTGGCCGAGACCGATATAGACAGGCTGGCCAGCCACAAACGCTATCTCGAATTGCGCTATGACAGCGGGCAGTCCGGGGAACGGGACGGCTGACACGCCGGCGACAAGGGCAGCTATGCCTCTCCGTGGCAGGCTTCGCACAGGGCGTTGATAATGCGCTGCATCTTGCGATCGGTCAGGCTGTAGAAGCGGGTCTGCGCCTCCCCCCGGCAGCTGACGATACCCTGTTCGCGAAAGCGCGCGAGATGTTGTGAGACAGCCGATTGCGAGAGGCCGGACAGATCGGTGAGTTCCCCCACCGACACTTCGCGTTCATCCATCTGGCACAGCATCAGCAGCCGCTCGGGATGCGCCAACAGCTTGAGATAATCAGCCATTTCGCGCGAATCGCGCTTGAGAACAGAAAGGTCGGTCGGCTTGTTCATGGAATGAGCTTACTTTCGCGGCCATCGTCCCGCAGGACGATATAGATTGCCGGGATAACCAGCACGGTGAGGATTGTCGAGGAGGCAAGTCCGAATAGCAGCGAGATAGCGAGCCCCTGGAAGATCGGATCTGTAAGGATTGTTGCGGCTCCGATCATCGCAGCGGCGGCAGTCAGCACAATGGGCTTGAAGCGGATCATGCCGGCTTCGAGCAATGTATCCCGCAGCGGTTTGTCGGCGGCCTTGGCATGATTGATGAAATCGACAAGCAGGATTGAATTCCGCACGATGATACCGGCCAGAGCGATGAAACCGATCATCGAGGTCGCGGTGAATGGCGCGCCAAACAGCATGTGCCCGGCAACAATGCCGACCAGCGTGAGCGGGATCGGCGTCAATATGACCAGCGGTATGGTGAAATTGCGGAACTGACCGACAACGAGCACATAAATGGCCAGCAGGGCAACTATGAAGGCGGCCCCCATATCGCGGAATGTGACCCAAGTGATTTCCCATTCGCCATCCCACAACAGGGTCGGCACCTGTTCATCCGAGGGCTGCCCGTTGAAGCGGACGACCGGCTTTGCCATTCCCTGCCCGGCCCAGTCGAATGACTCTATCGCATCATTGACGGCAAATATCCCGTAGACGGGGGCTTCATAATCCCCGGCCAATTCTGCCGTGACCATGTCGGCGGCACGGCCATTGCGGCGGAACAGGACAGGGGAGCCCTGCTCCGTCGTAGCGGTTACCACCTCTCCCAACTGAACCAGCCGTCCGCCCGGTCCCATGCTGGCAACCGGTGTTGCCGCCAGATCGGCGCTCCACGTCCGCTGGGACTGATCAAGTGCAATGCGGATCGGCAGCGGATCACGTCCATCGCCGCGGGGAGCATAGCCAATGGTCTGACCGCCCAACAGGACCCCGATACTGTCAAACAACTGCCTTTCGGACAGGCCATAGGCATCCATGCGCGGTCTGTCCGGCACCAGCCGCAAGCGCGGGCGGCTGACGCCGAAGCTGTTGTCGACATCAACGATATAGGGCACCGACCGGAACAGTTTCTCGACCTGTTCCGCCGTTCGGCGACGCGTGGTTTCATCCGGACCATAGATTTCAGCCAACATGGTTGCGAGCACCGGTGGCCCCGGTGGCGTTTCGACCACCTTGATCGAGCCCCCCGGCGGCATCGGCACCGACCGGGCCAGCCGCTGGCGCAGGTCGAGGGCGATGGCGTGGCTTGACCGGTCGCGTTCATCCTTGGGCGCGAGAGTGATCATCAGATCGCCCATCTCAGGCCGGTTGCGAAGGAAGTAATGGCGGACCAGCCCGTTGAAGTTGAACGGAGCGGCCGTCCCGACATACACCTCCATCGCGCGGGCTTCGGGCAGTTGCCTGGCAACGGCTGCGGCGGCTTCCAGAGTGCGGCCGGTGGTTTCGAGTGCGGTGCCTTCGGGCATGTCGAGCACCAGTTGCACTTCCGACTTATTGTCGAATGGCAACAGTTTGACCGTCACGGCCTTGAAATAGAACATGGAGCAGGCGACCAGGGTGGCGACGCCGACGGCGATCAGGAAATTGCGCGCCGATTTACGGTCCCGGATGATGCGGTATGCCACCCGGCCATAGAGCGCCCCGAGCTTGCCGCCATTCGCGTCTTCCCCATGCGCCGACAGCACAGTGCGGGCAAAGCGGATCATCAGCCAGGGTGCGATTATGACCGCGACGAAAAAGGAAAAGAGCATCGCCGCCGAAGCATTGATCGGAATGGGCGCCATATACGGTCCCATCAGGCCGGATACGAACAGCATCGGCAACAGCGCGGCGACAACGGTCAATGTGGCAATGATGGTCGGGTTACCGACTTCGGCAACGGCATCGACCGCGGCGTCGATGCGACTGCGCTGG
This window encodes:
- the typA gene encoding translational GTPase TypA; translation: MSLRNIAIIAHVDHGKTTLVDQLFRQSGTFRDNQRVEERAMDSNDLEKERGITILAKCTSVEWQGTRINIVDTPGHADFGGEVERILSMVDGVILLVDAAEGPMPQTKFVTGKALALGLRPIVVVNKIDRSDARAAEVLDECFELFLNLGANDEQLDFPILYASGRNGYASEDIEARDGNLTPLFETIVRHVPEPNVEVEAPFSMLVTLLDRDNFLGRILTGRVASGRVKINQPITALDMDGKVIEQGRASKLFSFNGLDRVPVEEAKAGDIICLAGLTTATVANTIAEPGVTEAIAAQPIDPPTLAMRFAVNDSPFAGREGDKVTSRMIRDRLMREAETNVAIRVTESADKDSFEVAGRGELQLGVLIETMRREGFELGISRPRVLFNQDENGGRTEPYETVVIDVDDEFSGTVIEKMNLRKAEMTDMRPSGGGKTRISFSAPSRGLIGYHGEFLSDTRGTGIMNRLFEKYGPYKGPIEGRQNGVLISMGTGEAVAYALNALEERGILFVQPGEPLYEGMVIGENAKPDDLEVNPLKSKQLTNFRASGKDDAIRLTPPRRATLEQAIAYIDDDEMVEVTPKSIRIRKIHLDPHERKRHKRKVEA
- a CDS encoding ArsR/SmtB family transcription factor, whose amino-acid sequence is MNKPTDLSVLKRDSREMADYLKLLAHPERLLMLCQMDEREVSVGELTDLSGLSQSAVSQHLARFREQGIVSCRGEAQTRFYSLTDRKMQRIINALCEACHGEA
- a CDS encoding toxic anion resistance protein, which produces MSVEPAQTPSATATATDFAEPAITLEPPKPVPSVAPEKAAGLVSISDEQRSKLEEKVDGYIDELLAADANSPEFGKKIDEITNMGRAEIAAAASQANRFLDRPARALNRDTTVGADLVALRQQVEDLDPSRQGMLSQKKLFGLIPYGGSIRTYFDKYESAQGHISAILSRMANGKTELLKDNGDIDIERQNLWAAMGRLEQMVHIAKTLDERLEAKANEIEATDPDKAKAIRESALFYVRQRSQDILTQLAVSVQGYLALDLVKKNNVELIKGVDRASTTTVGALRTAVTVAQAMANQRLVLDQISALNTTTAKIIDATGQMLKDNTARIHEQAAQSTIPMETLQRAFQNIYDTMDAVDTFKLKALDSMKVTITTLTAEVEKSRGYIARAEGQAQAQAQLTGKGSPLAALDD
- a CDS encoding efflux RND transporter permease subunit, which produces MNESAPANSGAKLGISGRLTRATIQSPLTPLMLLAAILVGLLAIMTIPREEEPQISVPMVDLMVGVPGLSAADAVELVGKPLETIVKSVDGVEHVYTQAEDDGVMVTARFLVGSDPEDAAIRINERLSANMDKLPVGIAPPQLTVRGISDVPIVVLTLTPDAGAPGQWNEQTLHALATRLRTEVAKVEDVGLTFLVGGQQEQLRIIPDTARLSLHGVSLGALIEAAGQANRSFPLGTIREGGTATSVVAGQTVRGAADLGAVTVPSTSGQPVYLRDVATIEQGPADDQSRAWRWALDANGRWDHAPAVSIAIAKRPGANAVNVSEAVVERVEQLKGALIPRGVTVSVTRNYGESANEKANELIFHLALATVSIVILIGFAIGWREAGVTAIVIPTTILLTMFASNIMGFTINRVSLFALIFSIGILVDDAIVMIENIARHWAMPDTVNGQRSRIDAAVDAVAEVGNPTIIATLTVVAALLPMLFVSGLMGPYMAPIPINASAAMLFSFFVAVIIAPWLMIRFARTVLSAHGEDANGGKLGALYGRVAYRIIRDRKSARNFLIAVGVATLVACSMFYFKAVTVKLLPFDNKSEVQLVLDMPEGTALETTGRTLEAAAAVARQLPEARAMEVYVGTAAPFNFNGLVRHYFLRNRPEMGDLMITLAPKDERDRSSHAIALDLRQRLARSVPMPPGGSIKVVETPPGPPVLATMLAEIYGPDETTRRRTAEQVEKLFRSVPYIVDVDNSFGVSRPRLRLVPDRPRMDAYGLSERQLFDSIGVLLGGQTIGYAPRGDGRDPLPIRIALDQSQRTWSADLAATPVASMGPGGRLVQLGEVVTATTEQGSPVLFRRNGRAADMVTAELAGDYEAPVYGIFAVNDAIESFDWAGQGMAKPVVRFNGQPSDEQVPTLLWDGEWEITWVTFRDMGAAFIVALLAIYVLVVGQFRNFTIPLVILTPIPLTLVGIVAGHMLFGAPFTATSMIGFIALAGIIVRNSILLVDFINHAKAADKPLRDTLLEAGMIRFKPIVLTAAAAMIGAATILTDPIFQGLAISLLFGLASSTILTVLVIPAIYIVLRDDGRESKLIP